A window of the Zeugodacus cucurbitae isolate PBARC_wt_2022May chromosome 4, idZeuCucr1.2, whole genome shotgun sequence genome harbors these coding sequences:
- the LOC105213180 gene encoding microtubule-actin cross-linking factor 1, isoforms 6/7, whose amino-acid sequence MLSLGYSTFLHLLLAAALLSGVTQARQLRNNRFSARLEQQSDSTDGEVAVVEEVYPTPYPAAGYRPGRAFNLPGEDEGVADDEQTEGSGVADTTTELPADVYTTTVETVEVDTTTPYNWVPAELVNDDAAKQGRAAKAPYPPSGWRPSRAFLLPTEIKAAEEAEAAAREAEAAAQEAEAAAQEAEAAAAEGPAVPNDKDIVDAFETSTATPLAPFTTEQPTAETATEVDAVDAVVVVEETAPTAVQPSADKVPQAPYPPSGWRPSRAFLLPTEIESANQDSTISVNEPEEPVSPADKAGHPACGVSDNPVAPKPEEGAKENPDAERVFVTANLGPAVVKSPLTLPILLRSQRLITPPIYVPAGRSFAYSASVQSWR is encoded by the coding sequence ATGTTGTCTCTTGGATATTCGACATTCCTTCATTTGCTGTTGGCGGCTGCACTGCTGAGTGGCGTCACACAGGCGCGACAGCTACGTAATAACCGTTTTTCGGCACGTCTCGAGCAGCAGTCTGATAGCACTGATGGCGAGGTGGCTGTGGTGGAGGAGGTGTATCCAACTCCGTATCCTGCCGCCGGTTATAGACCAGGGCGCGCATTCAATTTGCCCGGCGAAGACGAAGGCGTTGCGGATGATGAACAAACGGAAGGCTCCGGAGTAGCTGACACCACAACCGAACTGCCAGCGGACGTGTACACCACCACAGTGGAGACTGTTGAGGTTGATACCACAACCCCATACAACTGGGTTCCCGCTGAGCTGGTAAATGATGACGCCGCCAAACAAGGGCGCGCAGCTAAGGCACCCTACCCACCGTCTGGTTGGCGCCCAAGCCGCGCCTTCCTACTGCCCACTGAAATAAAAGCTGCTGAAGAAGCGGAGGCAGCTGCACGAGAAGCAGAAGCCGCTGCTCAAGAAGCTGAGGCTGCTGCTCAAGAAGCTGAGGCTGCTGCAGCTGAAGGACCTGCTGTTCCAAATGATAAGGATATTGTAGATGCGTTCGAAACCAGCACTGCAACACCACTTGCGCCCTTCACCACTGAGCAGCCCACAGCTGAAACAGCAACTGAAGTTGACGCCGtagacgctgttgttgttgtagaggaGACTGCACCGACTGCTGTCCAACCGTCAGCAGACAAAGTGCCGCAAGCACCATATCCACCATCAGGTTGGCGTCCAAGCCGCGCTTTCCTGTTGCCCACTGAGATCGAATCGGCCAATCAAGACTCAACCATTTCAGTGAATGAACCTGAGGAGCCGGTGTCGCCGGCCGACAAGGCTGGTCATCCTGCCTGTGGTGTAAGCGATAATCCAGTAGCACCAAAACCGGAGGAAGGCGCCAAGGAGAATCCGGATGCGGAACGTGTTTTTGTCACAGCCAATTTGGGTCCGGCAGTCGTAAAGTCGCCGCTAACACTGCCCATACTGCTGCGCTCTCAACGCCTAATCACACCGCCCATTTACGTGCCCGCCGGTCGCTCCTTCGCCTACTCCGCCAGCGTGCAGAGCTGGCGCTAA